From a single Triplophysa rosa linkage group LG1, Trosa_1v2, whole genome shotgun sequence genomic region:
- the paqr9 gene encoding membrane progesterone receptor epsilon, whose product MWSLPLLRHTDVPPRVTENFILSGYRFPNYSLRQCLASAFRPTNETGNFWTHFLPIFVFAFHFLEVFAWEGAPEPSNPFFYPFWNYFLGVFYLLLASSLAHLLNSMSLIVREICFFVDYGTISAYTVGSSLAYYYYIFPQAGIPEIEFGVQNASHKKGLNADEKTWTSASHSLRASTFCSFFDGLYIPTSCLVAIICVITCCNTRQRWRKYRYAVRTLVFLLPFFISSTPVFYRLLSPTPHTVPSPSSTSMYLLSTMAAFFYRHCFWLVVSAIFNISKIPERFSPGNFDIWGHSHQWFHCCTFLSILDELHMIKVEMRALLLNPALVLSPKMSPRLPGPTFYSTYGVMVLLQGCIAGIIAWFGWCAHHIYTPEQKKLKGH is encoded by the coding sequence ATGTGGTCATTGCCTTTGTTACGTCACACAGACGTTCCTCCGAGAGTGACTGAGAACTTCATACTGTCTGGTTATCGTTTTCCCAACTACAGCCTCCGGCAGTGCCTAGCATCTGCTTTTCGTCCGACCAATGAGACGGGAAACTTCTGGACGCACTTCCTCCCTATCTTCGTGTTCGCCTTCCACTTTCTGGAGGTGTTTGCGTGGGAAGGAGCACCCGAACCGAGCAACCCTTTTTTCTACCCCTTCTGGAACTACTTTTTAGGGGTGTTTTACCTGCTGCTAGCCAGCAGCCTGGCTCATCTCCTCAACTCCATGTCTCTCATCGTTcgtgaaatatgtttttttgtggacTATGGGACTATCAGTGCGTACACGGTGGGTTCCTCCCTGGCGTATTACTATTACATCTTCCCTCAGGCGGGTATACCGGAAATTGAGTTTGGAGTCCAGAATGCGTCCCATAAGAAAGGCCTGAACGCTGATGAGAAGACTTGGACTTCTGCATCGCACTCCCTACGAGCGTCAACATTCTGCTCATTTTTTGATGGCCTCTACATCCCAACCTCCTGCCTGGTTGCCATCATATGCGTCATCACCTGCTGTAACACCAGACAGCGCTGGCGGAAGTACCGCTACGCTGTTCGAACGCTCGTCTTCCTCCTCCCCTTTTTTATCTCCTCAACCCCTGTATTCTACCGTCTCCTGAGTCCCACTCCTCACACCGTCCCTTCTCCATCATCCACCTCAATGTATCTGCTCTCCACCATGGCTGCCTTTTTTTACCGCCACTGCTTTTGGCTGGTGGTATCTGCCATCTTTAATATCAGTAAGATCCCGGAACGGTTTTCTCCGGGAAATTTTGATATCTGGGGTCACAGCCATCAATGGTTCCATTGCTGCACCTTCCTGTCCATCCTGGATGAGCTTCACATGATCAAGGTGGAGATGCGGGCCCTGCTTCTCAACCCGGCCCTGGTACTGTCACCTAAAATGTCACCCAGACTGCCTGGACCAACATTTTACTCCACGTATGGAGTTATGGTGCTTCTGCAGGGGTGTATAGCGGGCATCATTGCATGGTTTGGCTGGTGTGCCCATCACATATACACACCAGAGCAAAAAAAGCTTAAAGGGCATTAG
- the pcolceb gene encoding procollagen C-endopeptidase enhancer b: MWGGLCVWHLGLLFWGLGWVHGQSQTNFTRPIFLCGGHLVTDSGFVANEGFPSHYKPNSKCTWYITVPEGHVVMLQFRIFDLEADPTCRYDYVDVYNGHSYTVQKLGRFCGTFRPGALISTSNTMMVEMASDASTGGRGFLAYFSGGKPHVDENQFCGGRLTKAQGSVKTPNWPESDYPAGISCSWHISVDTNLVIEVKFEKLDLESDIYCRYDYVVLFNGGETDDSRRIGKFCGDSVPDVVVTNGNELLVHFVSDLSVTAAGFMAHYNSIPRGSRTPTSGLDTVLRPRTDTSTTKSTTPPAKPKRKSKPTVRPKPTPKAPSGQRKPTPPRPTPKPRSKPTPKPKVRPTPPAKTKSTTRTATRVNRKPAVKVTTKPKPDSKHQAKATNSPSATTKPKVKPVPGAKATAKPKTNPNTKPGNKTTNAASVRNLLCSLPCRRIGTLVTRFCPSHFVLTGKVISLTPGPQGSAEVEVSVIKIYRPGRLNIKKRGPTTSVTLTSTCMKCPALRKGVNYVLMGQVNNEVLGTLTPSSFALEHKPVHDKALDALAKKSC; encoded by the exons GCCCATATTCCTTTGTGGTGGTCATTTGGTAACGGACTCGGGATTTGTGGCTAATGAGGGTTTCCCCTCTCATTACAAACCAAACTCCAAATGCACCTGGTACATTACA GTCCCGGAAGGTCATGTTGTGATGCTCCAGTTCAGGATCTTTGATCTAGAGGCAGATCCCACCTGTCGCTATGACTATGTGGATGTCTATAATGGGCACTCATACACAGTGCAGAAACTGGGCCGGTTCTGTGGAACATTCAGACCCGGTGCCCTCATCTCCACCTCAAACACCATGATGGTGGAGATGGCGTCTGATGCCAGCACAGGAGGAAGAGGATTTCTGGCTTATTTTAGTGGAGGGAAACCACATGTTGACG AGAATCAGTTCTGTGGTGGCAGGCTGACTAAGGCCCAAGGTTCAGTGAAGACACCAAACTGGCCGGAATCAGATTACCCAGCAGGCATCAGCTGCTCTTGGCACATATCTGTGGACACCAACTTG GTTATTGAGGTCAAGTTTGAGAAACTGGACTTGGAATCAGACATCTACTGCCGTTATGACTACGTGGTCCTGTTCAATGGGGGAGAGACCGACGATTCTCGCCGGATTGGCAAATTCTGCGGAGACTCTGTTCCAGA TGTGGTTGTGACCAATGGAAATGAGCTGCTGGTGCACTTTGTATCAGACCTGAGTGTCACTGCCGCAGGTTTTATGGCTCACTACAACAGTATTCCCCGTGGATCCCGAACACCCACTTCTGGCCTGGACACAGTGCTCCGCCCAAGAACTGACACTTCAACCACTAAATCCACTACTCCACCAGCAAAACCAAAGCGCAAAAGTAAACCTACTGTTAGGCCTAAGCCAACACCAAAAGCCCCATCAGGGCAACGCAAGCCCACGCCACCCAGGCCAACCCCTAAGCCTAGATCAAAACCCACACCCAAACCCAAAGTTCGGCCCACTCCTCCTGCAAAAACCAAGTCTACCACAAGAACTGCTACTAGAGTCAACCGAAAACCTGCTGTAAAAGTGACAACAAAACCTAAACCTGACAGTAAACATCAAGCGAAGGCAACGAATTCACCAAGTGCAACGACAAAACCAAAAGTAAAGCCTGTCCCTGGTGCCAAAGCAACCGCAAAGCCAAAGACAAATCCCAACACAAAACCTgggaacaaaacaacaaatgcaG cTTCAGTTAGGAACCTGCTGTGTTCACTACCATGCAGGCGAATAGGCACTCTGGTGACCCGTTTCTGCCCAAGTCATTTTG TGTTGACTGGTAAAGTGATATCACTGACCCCGGGACCTCAAGGCAGTGCTGAAGTTGAAGTGTCTGTCATCAAGATATATAGGCCAGGTAGACTTAACATCAAAAAGAGAGGTCCCACCACATCTGTCACACTGACTTCTACATGCATGAAGTGTCCAGCACTGCGTAAAG GAGTGAATTACGTGCTGATGGGTCAGGTGAATAATGAAGTCCTTGGCACTCTGACCCCCTCCAGCTTTGCCCTTGAGCACAAGCCAGTACATGACAAAGCCCTGGACGCTCTCGCAAAGAAATCATGTTAA